A single window of Leptolyngbya ohadii IS1 DNA harbors:
- the psb30 gene encoding photosystem II reaction center protein Ycf12/Psb30, which yields MDFITSALGSINFETIAQLTMLALIVIAGPAVIFVLAFRGGDL from the coding sequence ATGGATTTTATTACGAGTGCCCTTGGCAGTATTAATTTTGAGACGATCGCTCAGCTCACCATGCTGGCGCTGATTGTGATTGCAGGTCCGGCGGTCATCTTTGTTCTGGCTTTCCGGGGCGGCGATCTGTAG
- a CDS encoding ribose-phosphate pyrophosphokinase, which translates to MISTATLTLQPPRIDLSDNRLRLFSGSANLPLAHEVSHYLGMDLGPMVRKRFADGEIYIQIQESIRGCDVYLMQPTCCPVNDHLMELLIMIDACRRASARQITAVIPYYGYARADRKTAGRESITAKLVANLITQAGADRVLAMDLHSAQIQGYFDIPFDHVYGSPVILDYLNAKNLDDIVVVSPDVGGVARARAFAKKLNDAPLAIIDKRRQAHNVAEVMNVIGDVAGKTAVLVDDMIDTAGTICEGARILRQQGASRVYACATHAVFSPPAIERLSTGLFEEVIVTNTIPITEDRRFPQLTVLSVANLIGEAIWRIHEDSSVSSMFR; encoded by the coding sequence GTGATCAGCACTGCAACACTTACCCTTCAGCCTCCTCGCATCGATCTTTCGGATAACCGCCTCCGGCTGTTTTCTGGATCTGCAAATTTACCGCTCGCCCATGAAGTTTCCCATTATTTGGGTATGGATCTGGGTCCGATGGTGCGAAAGCGGTTTGCTGACGGTGAAATTTATATTCAAATTCAGGAATCGATTCGCGGCTGCGATGTCTATCTCATGCAGCCCACCTGCTGTCCGGTGAACGATCACCTGATGGAGCTGTTGATTATGATCGACGCCTGCCGTCGTGCCTCAGCCCGTCAGATTACGGCGGTCATCCCCTATTACGGTTACGCCAGAGCCGATCGCAAAACGGCAGGACGCGAATCGATTACTGCCAAGCTCGTTGCCAACCTGATTACCCAGGCGGGAGCAGACCGGGTTCTGGCGATGGATCTGCACTCTGCTCAGATTCAAGGCTACTTTGATATTCCTTTCGATCACGTCTACGGTTCTCCAGTCATTCTGGACTACCTGAACGCGAAGAATCTAGACGATATCGTGGTCGTTTCGCCAGACGTGGGCGGCGTGGCACGGGCAAGAGCCTTTGCAAAGAAGCTGAACGACGCACCTCTGGCAATTATCGATAAACGGCGTCAGGCACACAACGTTGCAGAAGTGATGAACGTAATCGGCGACGTGGCAGGCAAAACCGCAGTCCTGGTGGACGACATGATCGACACCGCCGGAACCATCTGCGAAGGAGCCAGAATTCTGCGTCAGCAGGGCGCAAGTCGGGTTTATGCCTGTGCCACCCATGCGGTCTTCTCGCCACCCGCGATCGAACGACTGTCTACAGGGCTGTTCGAGGAAGTGATTGTCACCAATACCATTCCGATTACGGAAGATCGCCGCTTCCCGCAGCTTACGGTGCTTTCAGTAGCAAACTTAATTGGCGAGGCAATCTGGCGGATTCATGAGGATAGCTCGGTGAGCAGTATGTTCCGCTAA